In Nostoc sphaeroides, the genomic window GTTTGTTTCGCTTGCCGTTGGATAAAGCTGCTCTCAATCGGATGGGCTTTAATAATCGCGGTGCAGCAGCAATGGCGGCACGTTTGACACAGGAAAAGCAGAAGTTAACCCCGTCAATACCCATAGGGATAAATTTGGGTAAATCTAAGGTAACTCCTCTAGAAGCAGCCGCACAGGATTATCTCGATAGTTTTCGCTTACTTAAAGATTTGGGAGATTATTTTGTTGTTAATGTCTCTTCCCCAAATACACCGGGGTTGCGATCGCTCCAAGATGCCTCTATGCTCAGTGCTATCTTGAATTTATTGCAACAAGAAAATACTGCACAAAAACCTATTTTTGTCAAGATAGCGCCAGATTTGGATTGGGTTGCGATCGCTGACATTATTTCTTTGGCTAAAACCTACCAACTGGCAGGAATTATCGCTACTAATACCACCATCAGCCGTGATGGACTGAAAACCCAGGTAATTGACCAAACAGGCAAATCACCCCAGGATGAAGCGGGCGGAATTAGCGGTGAACCATTGCGCGATCGCTCCACTGAGGTAATTCGTTTTATTTGGCAGCAAACCCAAGGACAAATCCCGATTATTGGCGTTGGTGGCATCTTTTCTGCCGAAGATGCTTGGGAGAAAATTACTGCTGGTGCTAGCCTAATCCAGGTTTATACAGGCTGGATTTACGAAGGCCCACTGATGGTACGCCAGATTCTAGCAGGTTTGCTTGTCCTACTAGAACAAAACGGCTTAAATTCCATCAACGAAGCTGTAGGTTTAGAATTCAAAAATTCTAATTATGAATTATGAATTATGAATTATGAATTATTTAACCTCTTCTTCCACCGGGAAAAACTCCTTAGTTTTTTCCGAGTATGACCAGGCAATACCATCAGGGTCTTTGCTGCGACTCCACTCAGAAAATTCTGGATCGTTTCGTCGTTTATAAACCGTGCTGGAATAGACATTTAGCCGTTTGGCAAGTTCAGATTGGATCAGAGAGCCAAAAATTAATTGTTTTTCCAGCGATCGTTTAGTTTCTTCATGGCTTGGCTGTGGTGGTGATTCGGTTTCTCGTTCCTCCTGTGGGGTTGGTGGTGGTGCTAGGAGCGAATCGCGCAGTTTTAGTAACTGGTTGAGTAGGAAGTTCTTTAACAGGCTCACTACTATCAAGAATATTACCGAGAATGCTGGCAGTTATAAAGTAATAAGATTGCCCCGCATCTTCGGAGTTCACTATACTAGCGCCAAATTCCGAAGCTTTACTATCCAAGTAGCGTTTTGCCGTTGTTCCAGGAAAATTGCCCCTCATTGCCAAGTCCATTGGCGTAAGTCTGCCTTGATTTTCCCGAACTAACTGATGAAAAATTGGGTTAACTCGATGAGTCCACTGTTGCCATTGATATTCCTGCCAAAGCTTGAAGCCAATTACCAGCACAATTAGCGCCAGTAAAAATCTCCAAGTGGTAACTAGGAAAATAATCAAGAACGAGATGGGCAAAAGTAGAACGAGAAAAGCCTTGCCGTTATCTTCTATGGGTTTCTCACTCATGCCGATTTTTGCCAAGTGAATTTTGAGAAATAATACTATCTATATTGGCAAAAATTAGGACACTTTTTTGTATCTTTTGGCAAAGTTGCCGGCAAAACCTTTCCTTGGTGAGTGTTATAACCTTTTGAATCTGCAACTTATCTAAGATTGGTCTGCGATGCCTACGGCGGTAAAGTACGCACAAAAGTTTTTACCCAGAGAAAAAGAAGGTTTTTAACTCAACTAACAACTCTATAAATTTAAATAGTCAGTCCCTTGACAACAGATAATACATATACTACATTAATAATACAAGTCAACTTTCATCAGGAGTTAACCTGCGCCAGTAGCGGATAGCTCAAATGACAGAGCGCCCACCTTGCCCGGAAAGGCCGACGTATCAAGGGTTATCGTATATAACTTAAACACCCTCGATCAAACTTCTGGAGGTGTAGGTAAAAATCCTACTTCGCTACAGCAAATTCAGTGCTGAGTCACAAATTTTAAATGTTTAACTCATAACTTTATATGTGGTGGGTAGCTCAGTGGATAGAGCGCCTAAATATCCTTATTCATACCTTGCCTGAAAAGGCCGACGAATCGAGGGTTATCGCCTGCCAAGCGGGAGGTCGCGGGTTCAATTCCCGCTCCACTACACCAATTGAGTACTGAATCCTGAGTAGAAACTCAAGAGTGAGAAGTTTTAAATATTTAACTCTTAACTCTTAACTCCTAACTCTTAACTCCTAACTTTATATGTGGCGGGTAGCTCAGAGGTAGAGCGCTAAACATCCTTTTTCATACCTTGCCTGCAAAGGCCGACGAATTAGGGTTATCGAATAGGGTTCGAGAGGTCGCGGGTTCAAATCCCGCTCCGCTACACCAAAATAATTTTAGATTTTAGATTCAATCCAAAATCTAAAATCGCTCGACTGAGCGTAGCCGAAGTCCAAAATCCAAAATTTTCATGTGGCAGATAGCTCAGTTGGTAGAGCGCCGAAAAACATCCTTGTTCACACCTTGCCTGAAAAGGCCGACGAATTAGGGTTATCGCCTCTTAAGCCGGATGTCGCAGGTTCGATTCCTGCTCTGCCACCTTTCATTTTTGCCCGCAAGGGCCGGGAGATGAAACGATGAATTACAATTTTTTCACTAAAAAGAAAACAACTACATCTCAAAATCAACCTATCCCCGGACGAGAAGCAGAAATGGTTCAGGGACGTTCCGGTGGTTGGATGTTCAATGCTGGCATTTGGAAAATGCTGCGCCGTTGTCTTTTAGTTGGCACAGCAAAAAGCACTTACTACGCTGGTAAACAGGAATTAACTGAGGATTTTGTAACAGTTGTCAGAAAAGCTGTTGCCGAAAATCCCAGCCGTGTAGCGGAAGAAATTTTGTATGCTAGCGATGGACGCGCCATCAATAACAGTGCTACTATATTAGCTTTGGTACTGCTATCGATGGGTGAAGCACCAGAAGCAAAACAGGCATTTGGTGAAATCTTCCCGCAAATTGTCCGCACTGGTAGCCACTTCTACGAATGGTTGAACTACACCAAATCTCTGCGGGGATTTGGCAAAGTAGTACGGGAAGCTGGTAAAACTTGGCTCTCAAGGGAAGATGTCAAGGGTTTAGCTTATCAACTGTTGAAATATCAACAGCGTCAAGGCTTCTCGAATCGAGATGCGTTGCGGTTGTTCCATGTTAAACCGCCTACAGAAAATCACCGTCAACTATTTGAGTGGGTAGTTAGAGGCTGGGAAGAATTGCCAGCAGACATCCCCTCAGAGGCATTGGCGCAGATTTGGTGGTATGAGTGGCTCAAGCGGAATCCCACCCAAACCCATGAAGCTATTTCCCAAGGACGCTTAACTCACGAAATGGCTGCACCAGTGGGCAAAATGGACAAGCTTGCTTGGCAACTGCTATTTCAGGAAATGCCAATAGGTGCAATGTTACGTAACTTGGGTTCTTTAACTGAATTGGGTGTGTTACGAACTGATGAAAACGCTAATTTGCTCCAAGTAGAAGCAGTTCTTAATCGCAGAGAACATCTGCGTAAAGGTCGCATTCATCCGATTGATGTTTTGAAAGCACTCAAAACCTATCAATCTGGTGGAACATTAGGACGCAGTAAGAAAACTTGGAACCCAGTTCCTCGGATTGTAGACATATTAGAAAAGGCGGTTGAACTGTCTTTTGATGTTGTGCAACCCACAGGTAAAGTATTCATGCACGCCGTAGACGTTTCTGGTTCTATGGGTAACTCGGTTGCAGATATGGGACTGACTTGTTGTGAAATTGCCACCACAATGGCACTGGTGACAGCAAAAGCAGAGAAAAACTACATGATTCGCGGCTTTGCTACCGAATTCCGTGAATTGGGTATTACCGCCAAAGATAGTTTTAGTTCTGCGGTTCGCAAAGCTAGCAATCAAAACTTCGGTGGAACTGATGCATCCGTAGCTTATGACTGGATGATTAAGAATAAGTTTAAAGCAGATGTAGTCTGCTTTTGGACTGACTCGGAAAGCTGGGCTGGATATAAGCATCCAAGTCAAGCGCTGAAGGAGTACCGCAAAAAGGTAAATCCTAACGTCAAGGCGGTGTATGTCACCTTGACACCTTACCAAATTACTTT contains:
- a CDS encoding TROVE domain-containing protein: MNYNFFTKKKTTTSQNQPIPGREAEMVQGRSGGWMFNAGIWKMLRRCLLVGTAKSTYYAGKQELTEDFVTVVRKAVAENPSRVAEEILYASDGRAINNSATILALVLLSMGEAPEAKQAFGEIFPQIVRTGSHFYEWLNYTKSLRGFGKVVREAGKTWLSREDVKGLAYQLLKYQQRQGFSNRDALRLFHVKPPTENHRQLFEWVVRGWEELPADIPSEALAQIWWYEWLKRNPTQTHEAISQGRLTHEMAAPVGKMDKLAWQLLFQEMPIGAMLRNLGSLTELGVLRTDENANLLQVEAVLNRREHLRKGRIHPIDVLKALKTYQSGGTLGRSKKTWNPVPRIVDILEKAVELSFDVVQPTGKVFMHAVDVSGSMGNSVADMGLTCCEIATTMALVTAKAEKNYMIRGFATEFRELGITAKDSFSSAVRKASNQNFGGTDASVAYDWMIKNKFKADVVCFWTDSESWAGYKHPSQALKEYRKKVNPNVKAVYVTLTPYQITLVDPEDSLSWDLAGFDPGTPRIIQMLATGEL
- a CDS encoding quinone-dependent dihydroorotate dehydrogenase encodes the protein MDIYKFAIRPLLFNVVKADSEWLHQQTIRSFSWLSQTPTSWVNQRLQKSLRLYDSRLEQNLFGLNFPNPVGLAAGFDKDGVAANIWSNLGFGFAELGTVTFHPQPGNPPPRLFRLPLDKAALNRMGFNNRGAAAMAARLTQEKQKLTPSIPIGINLGKSKVTPLEAAAQDYLDSFRLLKDLGDYFVVNVSSPNTPGLRSLQDASMLSAILNLLQQENTAQKPIFVKIAPDLDWVAIADIISLAKTYQLAGIIATNTTISRDGLKTQVIDQTGKSPQDEAGGISGEPLRDRSTEVIRFIWQQTQGQIPIIGVGGIFSAEDAWEKITAGASLIQVYTGWIYEGPLMVRQILAGLLVLLEQNGLNSINEAVGLEFKNSNYEL